A portion of the Lolium rigidum isolate FL_2022 chromosome 1, APGP_CSIRO_Lrig_0.1, whole genome shotgun sequence genome contains these proteins:
- the LOC124682388 gene encoding protein indeterminate-domain 16-like, which translates to MQIANSNASAKRKRRPAGTPDPDAEVVSLSPRTLLESDRYVCEICNQGFQRDQNLQMHRRRHKVPWKLLKREAGEAARKRVFVCPEPTCLHHDPAHALGDLVGIKKHFRRKHSGHRQWACSRCSKAYAVHSDYKAHLKTCGTRGHTCDCGRVFSRVESFIEHQDMCDASRPRGDTTSSSPGHGGGRVVGVAAASNSHHHQLHAASLSRTASSASPSSGGELVGSPVAWPCGPATASPTAANVAAFHRMFDQTLSSSSPMPSDRRSAGTQNLELQLMPPRGGGAAPPGTAVTYRPSPRSPAVLHAPRQLGADAVRLQLSIGCGGAPDDSSVESAPAAAATLKEESREQLRLATAEMASAEDTRAQARRQVELAEQELAGARRVRQQAQLELSRAHALRDHAVRQIDATLMEITCYGCRHNFRARAAAMNCEVASYVSSVLTEGGDTEVDNDGHHQLLLHAEDLPRSHRAMMEMDIN; encoded by the exons ATGCAGATCGCCAACAGCAACGCCTCTGCGAAAAGGAAGCGACGGCCAGCCGGCACTCCTG ACCCAGACGCGGAGGTGGTGTCGCTGTCGCCGCGGACGCTGCTGGAGTCTGACCGGTACGTGTGCGAGATCTgtaaccagggattccagcgggaCCAGAACCTGCAGATGCACCGGCGGCGTCATAAGGTGCCGTGGAAGCTGCTGAAACGGGAGGCCGGCGAGGCGGCGCGGAAGCGGGTGTTCGTGTGCCCCGAGCCGACGTGCCTCCACCACGACCCCGCCCACGCCCTCGGCGACCTCGTCGGCATCAAGAAGCACTTCCGGCGGAAGCACAGCGGCCACCGCCAGTGGGCTTGCTCCCGCTGCTCCAAGGCGTACGCCGTCCACTCCGACTACAAGGCGCACCTCAAGACCTGCGGCACCCGCGGCCACACCTGCGACTGCGGCCGCGTCTTCTCCCG GGTGGAGAGCTTTATCGAGCACCAGGACATGTGCGACGCCAGCcggccccggggcgacacgacatCGTCGTCGCCGGGCCATGGAGGCGGCAGGGTGGTAGGCGTGGCAGCTGCTTCCAACTCTCATCACCATCAGCTACATGCGGCGTCCCTGTCGCGGACGGCGTCCAGCGCCAGCCCGTCCAGCGGGGGCGAGCTCGTGGGGAGCCCGGTGGCCTGGCCTTGCGGCCCGGCGACAGCGAGCCCCACGGCAGCCAACGTCGCAGCATTCCATCGGATGTTCGACCAGACGCTGTCATCGTCATCTCCGATGCCGTCCGACCGCCGCAGCGCCGGGACCCAAAACCTGGAGCTGCAGCTCATGCCGCCGCGCGGGGGCGGAGCGGCTCCTCCTGGTACAGCTGTTACGTATCGTCCGTCGCCGCGTTCCCCTGCCGTTCTTCACGCTCCCCGGCAGCTGGGCGCCGACGCGGTGCGGCTGCAGCTTTCCatcggctgcggcggcgcgccTGACGACAGCAGCGTGGagtcggcgccggcggcggctgcgacGCTGAAGGAGGAATCCCGGGAGCAGCTAAGGCTGGCGACTGCAGAGATGGCCTCGGCGGAGGACACGCGGGCGCAGGCCAGGCGGCAGGTGGAGCTGGCCGAGCAGGAGCTGGCGGGCGCTCGACGCGTGCGGCAGCAGGCGCAGCTGGAGCTCAGCCGCGCCCACGCGCTCCGCGACCACGCCGTGCGCCAGATCGACGCAACGCTGATGGAGATCACCTGCTACGGCTGCCGCCACAACTTCCGGGCGAGGGCGGCCGCCATGAACTGCGAGGTAGCGAGCTACGTGTCGTCCGTGCTGACCGAGGGCGGCGACACCGAAGTCGACAACGACGGCCACCACCAGCTCCTCCTCCATGCTGAGGACCTGCCAAGAAGCCACCGTGCCATGATGGAGATGGACATCAACTAG